One Bermanella sp. WJH001 genomic region harbors:
- a CDS encoding GGDEF domain-containing protein, whose product MINKWNIRRKLNVLLTICGLVFIAILTPIISYLSFAQYQQSAQDQQVRLVGVLSTSAAIATFVSNEEIAEEVLYGLMQDDEILAAQIVGLSGFFKHLQSDNSIKLVPDNMVRYPLVSPVNGEDVIGEINVWANDALISARAARMVHQNLVALIILTLLLAIVSMLAVNFLVARPLRRLADQVISAKPGDKGSINATPIHKHDEIGLVTDSVNGFLSVTRMAIEKERELRVQVEAMNQHFSSVFANSHVGIMVVDLKGRLLHHNPVLFQSIIKLSEAQHQLLTSSDIFSLVFEGDEIWQLIHDARKSKATVESDLPLAAAWRQPCWVHCILTVNYDDSTGEEIIECVLHDVTRRVQEADAAKQLAQQDPLTGLHNRRGCEQYLQQWLSAPQGNEHLVAMLLDLDSFKPVNDQFGHGAGDLVLQTIAARLQNEVRANTDLIGRIGGDEFVVFLKMKSDSREPVEQVAQKILHSVAEPIALDTGQNVKVGVSIGIAFASEFENLDDLMQAADKAMYQVKLKGKNDFIFAN is encoded by the coding sequence TTGATTAATAAGTGGAATATTCGCAGAAAGCTGAATGTCTTACTGACGATATGCGGTCTGGTTTTTATCGCGATCCTGACTCCTATTATCAGTTATCTTAGTTTTGCCCAATACCAACAAAGTGCCCAAGACCAGCAAGTACGTTTAGTGGGTGTGCTGAGTACTTCTGCAGCCATTGCTACTTTTGTATCTAATGAAGAGATTGCCGAAGAAGTGCTTTACGGCTTGATGCAGGATGATGAAATATTAGCCGCGCAAATTGTAGGGTTAAGTGGCTTTTTTAAGCATTTGCAAAGCGATAACAGCATTAAGCTGGTGCCGGATAATATGGTGCGTTACCCGCTGGTTTCTCCGGTGAATGGGGAGGATGTCATTGGCGAAATTAATGTATGGGCAAATGATGCTTTGATTTCAGCCCGCGCTGCGCGCATGGTGCATCAAAACCTAGTGGCGTTGATTATTTTGACATTATTGCTGGCCATAGTTTCTATGCTGGCTGTGAACTTCTTGGTGGCTCGGCCGCTGCGGCGTTTGGCCGATCAAGTGATATCGGCTAAACCTGGGGATAAAGGCTCAATAAATGCCACGCCTATACATAAGCATGATGAAATCGGCCTTGTGACGGATAGCGTGAATGGGTTTCTTTCGGTTACCCGTATGGCCATTGAAAAAGAGAGGGAGTTACGGGTACAAGTTGAGGCGATGAATCAGCACTTTAGTAGCGTCTTTGCGAACTCCCATGTGGGCATTATGGTGGTCGACCTAAAAGGCCGCCTATTGCACCACAATCCTGTTTTATTTCAGTCTATTATTAAATTAAGTGAAGCTCAGCATCAACTGCTGACCAGCTCAGATATTTTTAGTCTTGTGTTTGAAGGTGATGAAATATGGCAGCTGATCCATGACGCGCGAAAATCAAAAGCCACCGTAGAAAGTGATTTGCCATTAGCGGCAGCATGGCGTCAGCCTTGTTGGGTTCATTGTATTTTGACGGTTAATTATGATGACAGCACAGGTGAAGAGATCATTGAGTGTGTGTTGCACGATGTTACCAGAAGGGTTCAAGAAGCCGATGCGGCAAAACAGTTGGCCCAGCAGGATCCATTAACCGGCCTGCATAATCGTCGGGGCTGTGAGCAGTATTTACAGCAATGGTTAAGTGCCCCACAGGGCAATGAACATCTTGTTGCTATGTTACTGGATTTAGATAGTTTTAAACCGGTAAACGATCAGTTTGGCCATGGGGCCGGTGACTTGGTTTTGCAAACCATTGCTGCACGTTTACAAAATGAAGTCCGCGCCAATACTGATTTGATCGGACGTATCGGTGGGGACGAGTTTGTGGTTTTTTTAAAAATGAAAAGCGACAGTCGTGAGCCTGTTGAGCAGGTGGCGCAGAAAATATTACACAGTGTGGCTGAGCCCATTGCACTCGATACGGGGCAAAATGTGAAGGTGGGAGTGAGCATTGGAATTGCCTTTGCGTCAGAATTCGAAAACCTTGATGACCTAATGCAGGCTGCTGATAAAGCCATGTATCAGGTAAAATTGAAGGGGAAAAATGATTTCATCTTTGCTAATTAA
- a CDS encoding RDD family protein, giving the protein MSDQQNTLTVTKAGLFVRIAALLYDALLVLGIWFVIGVVFVIANGGEAAHSHNPFLPSALFIATLWFNMHFWRRGGQTLGMRAWRLRLLNENKGPLTMTQCMLRFIVAIGSLGLFGIGYLWMYIDKNGLTWHDKYSETRVIREPKQAK; this is encoded by the coding sequence ATGTCTGATCAACAAAATACGTTAACGGTCACCAAGGCAGGCCTGTTTGTTCGCATAGCCGCTCTACTTTACGATGCACTGTTAGTACTTGGAATTTGGTTTGTCATCGGCGTGGTATTTGTGATCGCCAACGGCGGCGAAGCCGCCCACAGCCATAACCCGTTTTTACCCAGCGCCCTTTTTATTGCCACCTTGTGGTTTAACATGCACTTTTGGCGTCGTGGTGGTCAAACACTTGGCATGCGCGCTTGGCGTTTACGTTTGTTAAATGAAAACAAAGGGCCACTTACCATGACCCAATGTATGCTGCGATTTATTGTTGCCATTGGCTCGCTAGGATTATTCGGTATTGGTTATCTATGGATGTACATCGATAAAAACGGTTTAACATGGCACGACAAATACAGCGAGACCCGTGTTATTCGCGAGCCAAAACAAGCTAAATAA
- a CDS encoding BMP family ABC transporter substrate-binding protein: MKVALSTLLLLFSFYSHTVPLKVAFVYVSPPGDAGWSYSHELARQYLENTFGDSIQTKVIDSVPEGRKAREVIEDLAKDSDIVFTTSWGYMIPTQRIAEQYPNVKFEHATGLRRGDNLSTYATRAYEARYLSGMVAAAMSKSKRLGYVAAHPIAEVIRGLNAFTLGAQSIDPSIKVEVQWTNAWYAPDKSKKLTHALIDNGADVIAHHVDTPTPLQVAEARGVYAIGYHTDMSVFAPNSHLVSVVHDWGKIYASRIQSVMDNTWSSTDLWPGLKQNSSHLTSLSPKLPAEIVDKVTAATAAIQSGALTIFSGPINNHRSRQIIREGETLSDSDILRMDWYAQGIEGDLRFF; the protein is encoded by the coding sequence ATGAAAGTCGCCCTAAGCACCCTATTACTCCTATTCAGTTTTTACAGCCATACTGTGCCGCTAAAAGTAGCCTTTGTTTATGTAAGCCCACCTGGGGATGCTGGCTGGAGTTACAGCCATGAGTTAGCGCGCCAATATTTAGAAAACACGTTTGGCGATAGCATTCAAACCAAGGTCATTGATTCTGTGCCTGAAGGGCGAAAAGCCAGAGAAGTGATCGAGGACTTAGCGAAAGACAGTGACATCGTCTTTACCACCTCATGGGGTTATATGATTCCAACACAGCGTATTGCCGAGCAATATCCAAATGTTAAATTTGAACATGCAACGGGTCTTCGCCGTGGTGATAACTTATCCACCTATGCCACCCGCGCATATGAGGCCCGTTACTTGTCCGGCATGGTAGCTGCTGCCATGAGTAAATCGAAACGCTTAGGTTACGTGGCGGCTCACCCCATTGCCGAAGTCATCAGGGGCTTAAACGCATTTACCCTTGGCGCACAGAGTATCGACCCAAGCATAAAAGTCGAAGTGCAGTGGACAAATGCTTGGTATGCGCCTGACAAATCTAAAAAACTCACTCATGCATTAATTGATAATGGCGCAGATGTCATTGCACACCATGTTGATACTCCAACCCCATTACAAGTTGCAGAAGCGCGCGGTGTATACGCCATTGGCTACCACACTGACATGAGTGTATTCGCTCCCAATAGCCATCTGGTTTCAGTGGTGCACGACTGGGGTAAAATATACGCAAGCCGCATTCAATCAGTCATGGATAACACATGGTCATCCACTGATCTTTGGCCTGGTTTAAAACAAAACAGCTCACACTTAACGTCCCTTAGCCCTAAGTTGCCCGCTGAAATTGTTGATAAAGTCACAGCAGCCACTGCCGCGATTCAAAGTGGCGCACTGACTATTTTTTCGGGCCCAATTAATAACCACCGCTCTCGTCAAATTATTCGTGAAGGTGAAACACTGAGTGATTCAGACATATTAAGAATGGACTGGTACGCACAAGGCATTGAAGGGGATTTACGTTTCTTTTAA
- a CDS encoding putative urea ABC transporter substrate-binding protein gives MKTFTSRLLLSASIALSTLSASNLVQAKEDFKVCWSIYVGWMPWEYGHESGIVKKWADKYDINIDVVQFNDYVESMNQYTAGEFDACTMANVDALTIPAAGGVDSTALIVGDFSNGNDAVILKEGSTIKDAKGQNINLVELSVSHYLLARGLESVGLSEKDVKVVNTSDADLVSAYTTNDVSAVATWNPLVSEILNMPKANKVFDSSNIPGEIIDTLIVNTKTLNENPKLGKALVGAWYEIMAEMKKDKAVREHMGKASGTDLAGFEAQLDSTKMFYDAKEAVEFVNSPALKNTMKYVAEFSFDHGLLGDGAPDAGVIGIETPAGIFGDKSNVKLRFDPTYMQMAADNSL, from the coding sequence ATGAAAACATTTACGTCTCGTCTATTACTCAGTGCATCTATTGCTCTTAGTACCTTAAGCGCATCAAATCTTGTGCAAGCAAAAGAAGACTTCAAAGTATGTTGGTCAATTTACGTTGGCTGGATGCCTTGGGAATACGGACATGAATCTGGGATCGTTAAAAAATGGGCTGACAAATACGACATCAACATTGATGTGGTGCAGTTCAATGATTACGTAGAATCCATGAACCAATACACAGCCGGCGAGTTTGATGCCTGCACCATGGCTAACGTCGATGCGTTAACCATTCCTGCTGCTGGTGGCGTTGACTCTACCGCACTAATTGTGGGTGACTTCTCTAACGGTAACGATGCCGTCATCCTAAAAGAAGGCAGCACAATTAAAGATGCCAAAGGTCAAAACATTAACCTGGTTGAGCTGAGTGTTTCTCATTACTTACTGGCACGTGGCTTAGAAAGTGTTGGCCTATCTGAAAAAGATGTAAAAGTCGTAAACACATCCGATGCGGACTTAGTATCGGCTTACACCACCAATGATGTTTCAGCGGTTGCCACATGGAATCCACTTGTGAGTGAAATCTTAAACATGCCTAAAGCCAACAAAGTATTTGATAGCTCAAATATTCCTGGTGAAATCATTGATACGTTAATTGTTAATACCAAAACCCTTAACGAAAATCCAAAACTGGGTAAAGCTTTAGTGGGCGCTTGGTATGAAATCATGGCCGAAATGAAAAAAGACAAGGCCGTACGTGAACACATGGGTAAAGCATCCGGTACTGACCTTGCGGGTTTTGAAGCACAGCTTGATTCAACCAAAATGTTTTATGACGCAAAAGAAGCGGTTGAGTTTGTAAACAGTCCAGCTCTTAAAAACACCATGAAATACGTAGCTGAATTTTCGTTTGATCATGGCCTACTAGGTGACGGCGCACCTGATGCAGGCGTCATTGGTATCGAAACACCAGCGGGTATCTTTGGCGATAAAAGCAATGTAAAACTTCGTTTTGACCCTACCTATATGCAAATGGCCGCAGACAACAGCCTATAA
- a CDS encoding ABC transporter permease, with the protein MNRWINKKPSRPLAIALGVLPFILLMALYQWGSETRKAENPNDKLLPSVSEFHSAIDRLAFTPSKRTGEYLFWQDTKSSLQRLLTGVFCAAIIGLLLGLITGAIPLIGANLNPIVTAISLIPPMAVLPLLFITFGLGELSKVMLIIVGITPFLIRDLYQRTKDIPNEQLVKAQTLGANSFQIIIRVLLPQILPRLLDALRLSLGTAWLFLIAAEAIAATDGLGYRIFLVRRYLSMDVILPYVLWITVLAFLLDWLLMKTSKKIFPWYHAAK; encoded by the coding sequence ATGAATCGCTGGATAAATAAAAAGCCATCTCGGCCACTGGCCATCGCATTGGGAGTGCTACCCTTTATCTTGCTCATGGCGCTGTATCAATGGGGATCGGAAACCCGTAAAGCTGAAAACCCGAACGACAAATTACTGCCTAGTGTCAGTGAGTTTCATAGTGCCATTGATCGCTTAGCGTTTACACCTAGTAAACGAACCGGTGAATATTTATTTTGGCAAGACACTAAAAGTAGCTTACAACGATTATTAACCGGCGTTTTTTGCGCCGCCATTATTGGTTTATTACTGGGGTTAATTACTGGTGCGATTCCGTTAATTGGTGCCAATTTAAATCCCATTGTCACCGCCATCTCACTTATCCCCCCGATGGCAGTGTTACCACTTTTATTTATTACCTTTGGATTGGGTGAATTATCCAAAGTCATGTTGATTATTGTGGGCATCACACCTTTTTTGATTCGTGATTTATACCAACGCACAAAAGATATTCCTAACGAGCAATTAGTAAAAGCGCAAACACTTGGGGCAAATTCATTTCAAATTATTATCCGTGTTTTACTACCACAAATATTACCAAGGCTATTGGATGCACTGCGTTTAAGTTTAGGTACGGCGTGGTTATTTTTAATTGCCGCTGAAGCCATCGCCGCCACAGACGGCTTGGGCTATCGCATATTTTTGGTTCGCCGTTATCTCTCCATGGATGTGATTCTGCCTTATGTTTTATGGATCACGGTACTTGCCTTCTTGCTAGATTGGTTACTGATGAAAACCAGTAAAAAAATCTTCCCTTGGTATCACGCGGCGAAATAG
- a CDS encoding ABC transporter ATP-binding protein, whose product MSDYQIEFRHVEKSYGDNLVLENINCQVKQGEFITMVGTSGCGKSTFLKMLLGTEFHTKGEVMLDGQPILAEPSPERGIVFQKYSVFPHLTVRDNVAISKEFESSFIGRLFGQKRKQALQEADQWLEAVGLLDAKHKYPHELSGGMQQRLAIAQALIKHPSVLLLDEPFGALDPGIRKDMHKLVLDLWQKYQLTIFMVTHDLEEGFYLGTRLWVFDKTRHDPHAPNRFGSTITFDLPVGKIDKDSFVEIEESLSPHALSA is encoded by the coding sequence ATGTCTGATTATCAAATTGAATTTCGCCATGTTGAAAAATCCTATGGTGACAACCTTGTTTTAGAAAACATCAACTGCCAAGTAAAACAAGGTGAATTTATCACCATGGTGGGTACATCCGGATGTGGCAAAAGTACTTTTTTGAAAATGTTACTGGGCACTGAGTTTCATACTAAAGGTGAGGTAATGCTCGATGGTCAACCCATCTTGGCCGAACCCAGCCCAGAACGTGGGATTGTGTTTCAAAAATACTCTGTTTTTCCACACCTAACCGTGCGAGACAATGTGGCCATTTCAAAAGAATTTGAATCCAGCTTTATTGGCCGTTTATTTGGTCAAAAACGCAAACAAGCATTACAAGAAGCCGACCAATGGTTGGAGGCCGTTGGTTTATTAGATGCCAAACATAAATACCCACACGAACTTTCTGGTGGCATGCAGCAGCGACTAGCCATTGCCCAAGCCCTGATCAAACACCCAAGCGTTTTACTATTAGATGAGCCTTTTGGTGCATTGGACCCAGGTATTCGCAAAGACATGCACAAGCTGGTATTGGACTTATGGCAAAAATATCAGCTCACTATTTTTATGGTCACCCATGATTTAGAAGAAGGTTTTTATCTGGGCACCCGTCTATGGGTATTTGATAAAACTCGACACGACCCACATGCGCCCAACCGTTTTGGCAGCACCATCACCTTTGATTTACCTGTGGGTAAAATCGATAAAGACAGTTTTGTAGAGATTGAAGAGTCACTATCACCACACGCATTATCGGCGTAG
- a CDS encoding urea amidolyase associated protein UAAP1, whose protein sequence is MTHTSKTYHALVNDKVYQTTVPGASHWSFMARKGTQVTIKDMNGGANVGMLFYNPYQLSEKFNAPDTLKCQHTFKLTEGNCLYSDMGRIFCSIVKDSFGWHESVCGNSHASHIEKQFGKRDYQNQHNQWLQNGYDSFLVELAKYGLRAQDMAANVNWFSQVSSDEEGKLALTRNSQAGDAITLRFEMDTLVVMHTCPHPLTQASAYPMTPVEVTLSQADNVSADDPCMNHCPENQRGFENNALYHFGL, encoded by the coding sequence ATGACACACACATCAAAAACCTATCATGCATTAGTTAACGACAAGGTATATCAAACCACGGTACCCGGTGCCAGCCACTGGTCATTTATGGCACGCAAAGGTACACAAGTCACCATTAAAGATATGAATGGTGGGGCAAACGTGGGCATGCTGTTTTATAACCCATATCAATTGAGTGAGAAATTTAATGCACCGGATACTTTAAAATGCCAACACACATTTAAACTCACTGAAGGTAATTGTTTATACAGCGACATGGGGCGCATTTTTTGCTCCATCGTGAAGGATAGCTTTGGTTGGCATGAAAGCGTTTGTGGCAACAGCCACGCAAGCCACATAGAAAAACAATTTGGTAAACGGGATTATCAAAACCAACATAACCAATGGTTACAAAATGGTTATGACAGCTTTTTGGTCGAACTTGCCAAATACGGTTTAAGAGCCCAAGACATGGCCGCCAATGTTAATTGGTTTAGTCAGGTAAGCAGTGACGAAGAAGGCAAGCTGGCCCTCACCCGCAATAGCCAAGCTGGCGATGCCATAACCCTTCGTTTTGAAATGGATACCTTGGTGGTCATGCACACTTGCCCTCACCCATTAACACAAGCCAGCGCATACCCAATGACACCCGTTGAAGTGACCTTAAGCCAAGCAGATAACGTAAGTGCAGATGATCCATGTATGAACCATTGCCCTGAAAATCAACGGGGTTTTGAAAACAACGCCCTGTATCATTTTGGTTTGTGA
- a CDS encoding urea amidolyase associated protein UAAP2 produces the protein MIKESILKAESAHSSKTVSAGDYYFGIVKKGETIRIVDLKGNQAADTLFYNAHDVSERYSAMDTIREQGALYLTAGTVLKTNLNNDLLEITADTCGRHDTVGGACATESNTVRYDLEKRCMHACRDSWMLAIQEHPEYKLNKEDITHNINFFMNVPVTSDGKLTFEDGISAPGKYVELTAKMDTLVLISNCPQLNNPCNGYDPTPVEVLIWS, from the coding sequence ATGATTAAAGAAAGTATATTAAAAGCAGAATCTGCCCACAGCTCAAAAACCGTAAGCGCAGGTGACTATTATTTTGGCATTGTAAAAAAAGGCGAAACCATCCGCATTGTTGATCTTAAAGGCAACCAAGCGGCAGACACCTTGTTTTATAACGCCCACGATGTGAGCGAGCGTTATAGCGCCATGGACACCATTCGCGAACAAGGTGCGTTATATCTAACCGCTGGCACCGTGCTAAAAACCAATTTAAATAACGACCTGTTAGAAATTACCGCCGACACCTGTGGCCGTCACGATACAGTGGGCGGTGCCTGTGCCACCGAATCCAACACCGTTCGCTATGATTTAGAAAAACGCTGTATGCATGCCTGTCGTGATAGCTGGATGCTCGCTATTCAAGAACACCCAGAATACAAATTAAATAAAGAAGACATTACTCATAATATTAATTTTTTTATGAATGTGCCGGTCACAAGTGATGGCAAGCTTACCTTCGAAGACGGCATTTCAGCACCGGGAAAATACGTAGAGTTGACCGCAAAAATGGATACCTTGGTATTAATCTCCAATTGCCCACAACTGAACAACCCATGTAATGGTTATGACCCAACCCCAGTTGAAGTATTGATTTGGTCGTAA
- the uca gene encoding urea carboxylase — protein MFNTVLIANRGAIATRIIRTLKILNIQSVVVYHSADKDSLHVQHADIAVCLGEGAVSETYLNIEKIIAIAKQYNVQAVHPGYGFLSENTEFVKACEDNNIVFIGPTVEQMNLFGLKHQARDAALAAGVPLVPGSPLLNKLEDAIHWANDVGYPIMLKSTAGGGGIGMQACHNQDELIKAWDSVKRLGASYFSNDGVFLEKLIQRARHIEVQIFGDGHGQAISLGERDCSAQRRNQKVIEETPAPNLSQALREQLHATAERLMASVNYRNAGTVEFIFDDDAQAFYFLEVNTRLQVEHGVTEQVWGIDLVECMVKQAADELGDLTQLKATLTPTGHSIQARIYAENPAQDFMPSSGLLSHVSWPQHENATYQSGNCRIDTWIESGIEVPALFDPMLAKVIVTETSRAQAIAKLDHALEQSTIYGIQTNKPYVQHILRAPMTTDGKIFTNSLAEFSVQPATFTVLNGGTQTTIQDYPGRQNHWHVGVPPSGPMDAMSFRLANELLENNIYAGALEITLNGPSLKFNVDCDVAIVGAEFALTLDNDAVAMNQVIHVSAGQTLTIGKIKDKGARCYLAVKGGVQCPDYLGSKSTFTLGQFGGHVGRALRTGDVIELAKQCTDAGLTEKNIAHFNHFAQLVTPDVVQLRVIYGPHGAPDFFSDADIQEFLNHTWEVHYNSSRTGVRLIGPKPKWARNSGGEAGMHPSNIHDNAYAFGTVDFTGDMPVILGPDGPSLGGFVCPATVISADLWKLGQLKAGSKIQFVPVSHEQAVKLEQTQNKNIAQLKPAHIEASGFDFANLPSPIIHQTNIGDDNIVCRLAGDHFLLVELGPLELDIARRFKVHALMLWLEEHKLAGMKELTPGIRSLQIHYDSQKITLLQLTQLIDQACEYVATTENLSVPSRTVYLPLSWDDAACQLAIEKYMQSVRKDAPWCPSNLEFIRRINGLADIQAVKDTVFNAEYLVMGLGDVYLGAPVATPLDPRHRLVTTKYNPARTWTAENSVGIGGAYMCVYGMEGPGGYQFVGRTSQMWNRYHQTHDFKQPWLLRFFDQIKFYEVSPEELAHIREALPKGQVSLKIEETQFSLNQYQAFLDKNETEISSFVQSREHAFEEELTRWKENGQLTYEQVEAENPTTDELQIPENCQAMDSPVSGSVWQCKVAAGDTVKAGDVLMVLESMKMEIEIHATQGGTVHSLLKQQGQSVYAGQPLVIIEEHASAELTQA, from the coding sequence ATGTTTAATACGGTCTTAATTGCAAATCGCGGCGCCATCGCCACGCGTATTATTCGCACCCTTAAAATTTTAAACATTCAGTCTGTTGTGGTGTACCACTCAGCCGACAAAGACTCCTTGCATGTGCAACATGCCGACATCGCGGTCTGTTTAGGCGAAGGCGCTGTGAGTGAGACCTACCTCAATATTGAAAAAATTATCGCCATTGCGAAGCAGTATAATGTGCAAGCTGTTCATCCAGGGTACGGCTTTTTAAGTGAGAACACCGAATTTGTAAAAGCCTGTGAAGACAACAATATTGTGTTCATCGGCCCAACGGTTGAACAAATGAATTTGTTTGGTTTAAAACACCAAGCCCGTGATGCAGCTCTTGCTGCTGGTGTGCCGTTAGTGCCAGGGTCGCCTTTATTAAACAAACTAGAAGATGCCATTCACTGGGCCAATGATGTGGGCTACCCCATCATGTTAAAAAGCACCGCAGGTGGTGGCGGCATCGGCATGCAAGCGTGCCATAATCAAGATGAATTGATAAAAGCATGGGATAGCGTTAAACGCTTGGGGGCCAGTTATTTTTCCAACGATGGTGTATTTTTAGAAAAACTGATTCAACGTGCTCGTCATATTGAAGTGCAAATTTTTGGCGACGGTCACGGCCAAGCCATAAGCCTAGGTGAACGGGATTGCTCAGCGCAGCGTCGTAACCAAAAAGTCATAGAAGAAACCCCAGCGCCCAATTTATCCCAAGCATTACGCGAACAATTACATGCAACCGCCGAGCGCTTAATGGCGTCAGTTAATTATCGCAATGCCGGTACCGTTGAATTTATTTTTGATGACGACGCCCAAGCGTTTTATTTTTTAGAAGTAAATACCCGCTTACAAGTAGAACACGGTGTCACCGAACAGGTTTGGGGCATTGATCTGGTTGAATGCATGGTCAAACAAGCGGCAGACGAGTTAGGGGATCTAACACAACTAAAAGCGACACTCACACCCACTGGCCACAGTATTCAAGCGCGCATATACGCTGAAAATCCAGCACAAGACTTTATGCCTAGCAGTGGTTTGTTGTCTCATGTGAGTTGGCCGCAACATGAAAATGCCACTTACCAATCAGGCAACTGTCGTATTGATACTTGGATCGAATCCGGTATTGAGGTGCCCGCTTTGTTTGACCCCATGTTAGCCAAAGTTATCGTCACCGAAACCAGTCGCGCACAAGCCATTGCCAAACTGGATCATGCATTAGAACAAAGCACAATTTATGGCATTCAAACTAACAAGCCTTATGTGCAACATATTTTGCGCGCCCCCATGACCACTGATGGAAAAATTTTCACCAATAGCTTGGCTGAATTTTCGGTGCAACCTGCTACCTTTACGGTATTAAATGGTGGCACGCAAACCACCATTCAAGATTATCCGGGGCGTCAAAACCATTGGCATGTGGGGGTGCCGCCATCAGGGCCAATGGATGCCATGAGTTTTCGTTTAGCCAATGAGTTACTTGAAAACAATATCTATGCTGGCGCACTGGAAATCACTCTCAACGGCCCAAGTTTAAAATTTAATGTGGACTGTGATGTGGCCATTGTGGGAGCTGAGTTTGCGCTTACCCTAGACAATGACGCGGTAGCCATGAATCAAGTGATTCATGTTAGTGCTGGGCAAACGCTTACCATCGGCAAAATTAAAGACAAAGGTGCCCGCTGTTATTTGGCGGTAAAAGGCGGCGTGCAATGCCCTGATTATTTAGGGTCAAAATCCACCTTTACCCTTGGGCAATTTGGTGGGCATGTGGGCCGTGCATTAAGAACCGGTGATGTGATTGAACTTGCCAAACAATGCACCGATGCAGGTTTAACTGAAAAAAATATTGCTCACTTTAATCACTTTGCGCAACTGGTCACACCGGATGTGGTACAACTGCGCGTTATTTATGGCCCCCACGGCGCGCCAGACTTTTTTTCCGATGCTGACATTCAAGAATTTTTAAATCACACATGGGAAGTACACTACAACTCATCACGCACCGGTGTGCGTTTAATTGGCCCTAAACCAAAATGGGCACGCAACAGTGGCGGCGAAGCAGGCATGCACCCGTCAAACATTCACGATAACGCCTACGCATTTGGCACCGTGGACTTTACCGGTGATATGCCTGTGATTCTTGGGCCAGACGGCCCATCTTTGGGTGGCTTTGTTTGCCCCGCCACGGTCATCAGCGCAGACCTTTGGAAACTAGGTCAGTTAAAGGCAGGCAGTAAAATTCAGTTTGTGCCGGTCAGTCACGAGCAAGCGGTTAAACTTGAACAAACACAAAACAAAAACATTGCACAACTGAAACCCGCCCATATTGAAGCCAGCGGGTTTGATTTTGCAAACCTGCCAAGCCCTATCATTCATCAAACCAACATTGGGGATGACAATATCGTTTGTCGCCTAGCTGGGGATCACTTTTTATTAGTGGAGCTTGGCCCGCTAGAATTAGATATTGCCCGCCGTTTTAAAGTGCACGCTCTGATGTTGTGGCTAGAGGAGCACAAACTGGCCGGCATGAAAGAACTCACCCCAGGCATACGCTCACTGCAAATCCATTATGATTCACAAAAAATCACCCTGCTGCAATTAACTCAGCTGATTGATCAAGCCTGTGAATACGTGGCCACCACTGAAAACCTTAGCGTGCCATCACGCACCGTGTATTTACCTCTTAGCTGGGACGACGCGGCCTGTCAGTTAGCCATTGAAAAATACATGCAGTCCGTACGTAAAGACGCCCCATGGTGCCCAAGTAACTTAGAGTTTATCCGTCGCATTAATGGCCTTGCGGATATTCAAGCGGTGAAAGACACCGTCTTTAATGCCGAGTATTTAGTCATGGGATTGGGTGATGTGTATTTAGGTGCACCGGTTGCCACGCCACTGGATCCAAGACACAGATTGGTCACCACCAAATACAACCCAGCAAGAACCTGGACCGCAGAAAACTCTGTGGGCATCGGCGGTGCGTATATGTGTGTGTATGGTATGGAAGGCCCAGGCGGTTATCAATTTGTTGGTCGTACCTCACAAATGTGGAACCGCTACCATCAAACCCATGACTTTAAACAACCTTGGTTACTAAGATTTTTTGATCAAATTAAATTTTATGAAGTGAGCCCAGAAGAACTGGCCCACATTCGCGAAGCCTTACCTAAAGGTCAGGTGTCATTAAAAATTGAAGAAACCCAATTCAGTTTAAATCAATACCAAGCCTTTTTAGATAAAAACGAAACGGAAATCTCTAGCTTTGTGCAATCAAGAGAGCATGCCTTTGAAGAAGAACTCACCCGCTGGAAAGAAAACGGCCAACTCACCTACGAACAAGTAGAAGCCGAAAATCCAACAACGGATGAATTGCAAATACCAGAAAACTGCCAAGCCATGGACAGCCCAGTTTCAGGCAGTGTTTGGCAATGCAAGGTAGCCGCCGGCGATACCGTTAAAGCGGGTGATGTATTAATGGTTTTAGAATCCATGAAAATGGAAATTGAAATTCACGCCACCCAAGGCGGCACCGTACACAGTTTATTAAAACAACAAGGGCAATCGGTTTATGCAGGCCAACCCTTAGTGATTATTGAAGAACACGCCAGCGCCGAATTAACACAAGCATAG